In Inquilinus sp. Marseille-Q2685, one genomic interval encodes:
- a CDS encoding NADH:ubiquinone oxidoreductase subunit NDUFA12, protein MAFDLTEFGLRAYLRFVTWRRGQLVGQDAFGNRYYRSRKVAQGGREKRWVVFNGGESEATRVPPEWHGWLHYTFKEPPGDASPFRRPWQQPPETNPTGTGHAYLPPGHPLRGSHRAKATGDYEPWTPA, encoded by the coding sequence ATGGCCTTCGATCTGACCGAATTCGGGCTGCGCGCCTATCTCCGTTTCGTCACCTGGCGGCGTGGCCAGCTGGTCGGCCAGGACGCCTTCGGCAACCGCTACTATCGCAGCCGCAAGGTCGCCCAGGGCGGCCGCGAGAAGCGCTGGGTGGTGTTCAACGGCGGCGAATCCGAGGCGACGCGCGTGCCGCCGGAATGGCACGGGTGGCTGCACTACACCTTCAAGGAGCCGCCGGGCGACGCCAGCCCGTTCCGCCGGCCCTGGCAGCAGCCGCCCGAGACCAACCCGACCGGGACCGGCCATGCCTATCTGCCGCCGGGCCATCCGCTGCGCGGCAGCCATCGCGCCAAGGCGACCGGCGACTACGAGCCCTGGACGCCGGCGTGA
- a CDS encoding winged helix-turn-helix transcriptional regulator: MEPSNSDVRDGHDQCRAISDVLARVGDKWTVMVVGLLSDGPMRFNELRRTIGGISQRMLTLTLRGLERDGLVTRTVFPTIPPRVDYALTDRGRTLIEPLKALFSWATEHHPAIERSRQAFDTEKPGAEVPHPQRKVPHLVRPRSATWSDVDADGRNGR, encoded by the coding sequence TTGGAACCGAGCAACAGCGATGTGCGTGACGGGCACGACCAGTGCCGGGCGATCAGCGACGTGCTGGCCCGGGTCGGCGACAAATGGACGGTGATGGTGGTCGGGCTGCTGTCGGACGGGCCAATGCGCTTCAACGAGCTTCGCCGGACCATCGGCGGCATCTCGCAGCGCATGCTGACCCTGACCCTGCGGGGGCTGGAGCGCGACGGGCTGGTGACCCGCACCGTGTTCCCGACGATCCCGCCGCGGGTGGACTATGCGCTGACCGATCGCGGCCGGACGCTGATCGAACCGCTCAAGGCCCTGTTCTCCTGGGCGACCGAGCACCACCCTGCGATCGAGCGGTCGCGGCAAGCGTTCGACACGGAGAAGCCGGGCGCCGAGGTGCCGCATCCACAGCGCAAGGTTCCGCACCTGGTGCGGCCGCGATCGGCGACCTGGTCCGATGTCGACGCGGATGGACGGAACGGCCGCTAG
- a CDS encoding FMN-dependent NADH-azoreductase: MSRILFVTSSPRGAASLSTKVATALVDRLQTQSPGAVIVRRDLAAQPLPHIGKDFLAAQALPAEARSPAQQAALALSDTLVQELFAADVVVIASAMINFGLASTLKSWFDYLLRAGVTFRYGEAGPEGLVTGKTVYLVEARGGVYSDGPYKPFDFQEPYLRHLLGFIGLTDVESIAVEGVAFGPEAAEKAVIGALERVSTITAQAA, from the coding sequence ATGAGCCGAATCCTGTTCGTCACCTCCAGCCCGCGCGGCGCGGCCTCGCTGTCGACCAAGGTCGCCACCGCCCTGGTCGACCGGCTGCAGACGCAGTCCCCGGGCGCCGTGATCGTCCGCCGCGACCTGGCCGCCCAGCCGCTGCCACATATCGGCAAGGACTTCCTGGCCGCCCAGGCGCTGCCGGCCGAGGCCCGCAGCCCGGCGCAGCAGGCGGCGCTGGCCCTGTCCGACACGCTGGTGCAGGAGCTGTTCGCCGCCGATGTCGTCGTCATCGCCTCGGCGATGATCAATTTCGGCCTGGCCTCGACGCTGAAGAGCTGGTTCGACTACCTGCTGCGCGCCGGCGTCACCTTCCGCTACGGCGAGGCGGGCCCGGAAGGCCTGGTCACCGGCAAGACCGTGTATCTGGTCGAGGCCCGCGGCGGCGTCTATTCCGACGGCCCCTACAAGCCCTTCGATTTCCAGGAGCCCTATCTGCGACACCTGCTCGGCTTCATCGGCCTGACCGATGTCGAGTCGATCGCGGTCGAGGGCGTCGCCTTCGGCCCCGAGGCCGCGGAGAAGGCTGTCATCGGGGCGCTGGAGAGGGTCTCGACGATCACGGCGCAGGCGGCGTGA
- the trpS gene encoding tryptophan--tRNA ligase — protein MSLALFAHREDVLEIASTDVVLTGDRPTGPLHLGHYAGSLASRLRLQRLCRQFVLIADLQALTDNAADPGRVSRNVMEVALDYLAIGLDPARSAIVLQSAVPEMAELAMLYLNLVTVARLERNPTVRDEIRQRGFARDLPAGFLCYPVSQAADITAVAATLVPVGADQAPMLEQTVEIVRAVNRLAGAAVLPEPRILLSTTPRLPGLDGQGKASKSAGNAIDLRDDADTVRAKIRRMYTDPGHLKVEDPGKVEGNVVFAYLDAFDPDPAAVAELKHRYRAGGLPDMAVKRRLEEGLEALLGPIRERRAALARDPGEVRAVLRRGTEAAREQAARTLEAVRGVFGLVRP, from the coding sequence ATGTCTCTTGCCCTCTTTGCGCATCGTGAAGATGTGCTCGAAATCGCCAGCACCGATGTCGTGCTGACCGGCGACCGGCCGACTGGGCCGTTGCATCTCGGTCACTACGCCGGCTCGCTGGCCAGCCGGCTGCGGCTGCAGCGCCTGTGCCGGCAGTTCGTGCTGATCGCCGACCTGCAGGCCCTGACCGACAATGCCGCCGATCCCGGCCGGGTCAGCCGCAACGTGATGGAGGTGGCGCTCGATTACCTCGCCATCGGTCTCGACCCGGCGCGCAGCGCCATCGTGCTGCAGTCGGCGGTGCCGGAGATGGCGGAGCTGGCGATGCTGTATCTCAACCTCGTCACCGTGGCGCGGCTGGAGCGCAACCCGACCGTGCGCGACGAGATCCGTCAGCGCGGCTTCGCCCGCGACCTGCCGGCGGGGTTCCTGTGCTATCCGGTCAGCCAGGCGGCCGACATCACCGCAGTGGCGGCGACGCTGGTGCCGGTCGGGGCCGACCAGGCGCCGATGCTGGAGCAGACGGTGGAGATCGTGCGCGCGGTCAACCGGCTGGCCGGCGCCGCGGTGCTGCCGGAGCCGCGCATCCTCCTGTCGACCACGCCGCGCCTGCCGGGGCTGGACGGCCAGGGCAAGGCCAGCAAGTCCGCCGGCAACGCCATCGACCTGCGCGACGATGCGGACACGGTCCGCGCCAAGATCCGCCGCATGTACACCGACCCCGGCCATCTGAAGGTCGAGGATCCGGGGAAGGTCGAGGGCAATGTCGTGTTCGCCTATCTCGACGCCTTCGACCCCGACCCGGCGGCGGTGGCGGAGCTCAAGCACCGCTACCGCGCCGGCGGTCTGCCGGACATGGCGGTCAAGCGCCGGCTGGAGGAGGGGCTGGAGGCGCTGCTGGGCCCGATCCGCGAGCGCCGCGCCGCACTCGCGCGCGATCCGGGCGAGGTCCGCGCCGTCCTGCGCCGGGGCACCGAGGCGGCGCGGGAGCAGGCGGCGCGGACCCTGGAGGCGGTTCGCGGCGTGTTCGGGCTGGTGCGGCCGTGA
- the aroQ gene encoding type II 3-dehydroquinate dehydratase, with protein MTAIQSDRPTVLILNGPNLNMLGVRQPEIYGRDTLADIEQACADEAEQLELEIDFRQSNHEGELVTWIQEARTAHDGIIVNAGAYSHTSVAILDALNAAELPVIEVHLSNIFRRDAFRHHSYVSLAATGVVCGLGVHGYLLALQAMARLLETDR; from the coding sequence GTGACGGCGATCCAGTCGGACCGGCCGACGGTCCTTATCCTCAACGGCCCCAATCTCAACATGCTGGGCGTGCGCCAGCCCGAGATCTATGGCCGCGACACGCTCGCCGACATCGAGCAGGCCTGCGCCGACGAGGCCGAGCAGCTCGAGCTCGAGATCGACTTCCGGCAATCGAACCACGAGGGAGAGCTGGTCACCTGGATCCAGGAGGCCCGCACCGCCCATGACGGCATCATCGTCAATGCCGGCGCCTACAGCCACACCTCGGTCGCCATCCTCGACGCGCTGAACGCGGCGGAACTTCCGGTGATCGAGGTCCATCTCTCCAATATCTTCCGCCGCGATGCGTTCCGGCACCATTCCTATGTCTCGCTGGCGGCGACCGGGGTGGTGTGCGGGCTCGGCGTGCACGGCTATCTTCTGGCCCTGCAGGCGATGGCGCGGCTTCTCGAAACCGACCGGTGA
- a CDS encoding DUF1127 domain-containing protein, giving the protein MNLINKLVAAWERRRAYAALMQLDDRLLADIGMNRGTIMERLTRAARDTRVAPANVAVLRPTVAAAANEDSVIRRAA; this is encoded by the coding sequence GTGAACCTGATCAACAAGCTTGTCGCCGCCTGGGAACGTCGTCGCGCCTATGCCGCTCTGATGCAGCTCGATGACCGCCTGCTGGCCGATATCGGCATGAACCGCGGCACCATCATGGAGCGCCTGACGCGCGCCGCCCGCGACACCCGCGTCGCCCCGGCCAATGTCGCCGTGCTGCGCCCGACCGTGGCCGCTGCCGCGAACGAAGATTCGGTCATCCGTCGCGCCGCGTGA
- the accB gene encoding acetyl-CoA carboxylase biotin carboxyl carrier protein: MSTFNLDPEFVRGLAKLLDETGLTEIEFSEGDRRIRLNRQPAPVTAYAPAPAAAPAVAAAPAAAPATPAGPPKNAVTSPMVGTVYLSPEPGAAAFVKVGDKVAEGATLLIVEAMKVMNPIRSPRAGTVSAVLVEDAQPVEFGEPLVVID; this comes from the coding sequence ATGAGCACCTTCAACCTCGATCCCGAATTCGTGCGTGGCCTGGCCAAGCTTCTCGACGAGACGGGCCTGACCGAGATCGAGTTCTCGGAAGGCGACCGCCGCATCCGGCTGAACCGCCAGCCGGCGCCGGTGACGGCCTATGCGCCCGCCCCCGCGGCGGCCCCGGCCGTCGCCGCCGCCCCGGCGGCCGCGCCCGCCACCCCGGCCGGCCCGCCGAAGAACGCCGTGACCTCGCCGATGGTCGGCACCGTCTACCTGTCGCCCGAGCCCGGCGCCGCGGCCTTCGTCAAGGTCGGCGACAAGGTGGCCGAAGGCGCGACGCTGCTGATCGTCGAAGCGATGAAGGTAATGAACCCGATCCGCAGCCCGCGCGCCGGCACCGTCAGCGCCGTGCTGGTCGAGGACGCCCAGCCGGTCGAGTTCGGCGAACCGCTGGTCGTGATCGACTGA
- a CDS encoding N-acetyltransferase, giving the protein MTALPLRRRPVPDGPIDDALIRFIEAHPVPTTPFEPRWGLSRLVLGPGSIIDVVDAEGRRVAVAAVVDATTNGRNAAILVPLCLLPGCDGDALAAFLLAEAEAVTAAGPRRSLEVGTEDMFAGRAAELQARGYREAYRMHVMRRPLDTAPPPVPPLPEGLRWSPPTEETMRSQHEAVCRAMTPVPGASIPDFESFAARARAMPENHGLILHGDAVAGFLRVHPPKIAGDEGDVALIGRHPEHRGGGLGDILVAESLRRLHAAGAGTAVLEVAAVNDAALALYRRHGFTVTETIPVYVKDVPAAG; this is encoded by the coding sequence ATGACCGCCCTGCCCCTGCGCCGCCGGCCGGTGCCGGACGGCCCGATCGACGACGCGCTGATCCGCTTCATCGAGGCGCACCCGGTGCCGACCACGCCGTTCGAGCCGCGCTGGGGCCTGTCGCGCCTGGTGCTGGGCCCCGGCAGCATCATCGACGTGGTCGACGCCGAGGGGCGGCGGGTCGCCGTCGCCGCCGTGGTCGACGCCACGACCAACGGCCGCAACGCGGCCATCCTGGTGCCGCTCTGCCTCCTGCCCGGCTGCGATGGGGACGCGCTCGCCGCCTTCCTGCTGGCGGAGGCCGAGGCGGTCACCGCCGCCGGGCCGCGGCGCAGCCTCGAGGTCGGCACCGAGGACATGTTCGCCGGCCGCGCCGCCGAGTTGCAGGCCCGCGGCTATCGCGAGGCCTACCGCATGCACGTGATGCGCCGGCCCCTGGACACCGCCCCGCCACCGGTGCCACCCCTGCCCGAAGGCCTGCGCTGGTCGCCGCCGACCGAGGAGACGATGCGCAGCCAGCACGAGGCCGTCTGCCGCGCCATGACGCCGGTGCCCGGCGCCAGCATCCCGGATTTCGAGAGCTTCGCCGCCCGGGCTCGCGCGATGCCCGAGAACCACGGCCTGATCCTGCACGGCGACGCCGTCGCCGGCTTCCTGCGCGTGCATCCGCCCAAGATCGCCGGCGACGAAGGCGACGTCGCCCTGATCGGGCGCCATCCGGAGCATCGCGGCGGCGGGCTGGGCGACATCCTGGTGGCCGAGAGCCTGCGCCGCCTGCACGCCGCCGGAGCCGGCACCGCGGTGCTGGAGGTCGCGGCGGTGAACGACGCCGCCCTGGCCCTCTATCGCCGCCACGGCTTCACCGTGACCGAGACCATCCCGGTCTACGTGAAGGACGTGCCGGCCGCCGGATAG
- a CDS encoding DMT family transporter produces the protein MAREGLGVAAALASSTLGGTSVVATRFLMGALDPATLGVFRFGIGCVLLLPVALALRSPWPPRRDLPAATLLGLLFFAAFPFLFNAALAHTTAARGALALSTQPLLTLAMGAALGAERLAPRKAAGVLLAMAGVALALGAGLAEAPPGAWRGDLLMVGAAGCGALYNVWSRPFVLRSSPLSFSVIGMAAGACSLAAMALSARPTALPVLDPAGWAAVVYLGVVGGALTFFLWVFALGRTTPTRVAISVAVNPVVAALLGVFTLDEPLGWPLLAGLAAVAAGIGLTATDGRRATPASIAASPGPARRS, from the coding sequence ATGGCGCGTGAAGGGCTCGGCGTGGCGGCGGCGCTGGCGTCGAGCACGCTCGGCGGCACCTCGGTGGTGGCGACGCGTTTCTTGATGGGGGCGCTGGATCCCGCGACGCTGGGCGTGTTCCGCTTCGGCATCGGCTGCGTCCTGCTGCTGCCCGTGGCGTTGGCGCTGCGCTCGCCCTGGCCGCCGCGGCGCGACCTGCCGGCGGCGACGCTGCTGGGCCTGCTGTTCTTCGCCGCCTTCCCGTTCCTGTTCAACGCCGCGCTGGCCCACACCACCGCCGCGCGCGGAGCGCTGGCGCTGTCGACCCAACCGCTCCTGACCCTGGCTATGGGCGCGGCGCTGGGGGCGGAGCGGCTGGCCCCGCGCAAGGCGGCCGGGGTGCTGCTGGCGATGGCAGGGGTGGCGCTGGCGCTCGGCGCCGGCCTGGCCGAGGCGCCGCCGGGGGCGTGGCGCGGCGACCTGCTGATGGTCGGGGCGGCCGGCTGCGGCGCCCTCTATAACGTGTGGTCGCGGCCCTTCGTCCTGCGGTCCTCGCCCTTGTCCTTCAGCGTCATCGGCATGGCTGCCGGCGCCTGCAGCCTGGCGGCGATGGCGCTGTCGGCCCGGCCGACAGCGCTGCCCGTCCTGGATCCGGCGGGCTGGGCCGCGGTGGTGTATCTCGGCGTGGTCGGCGGTGCCCTGACCTTCTTCCTCTGGGTCTTCGCCCTCGGCCGCACCACCCCGACCCGGGTGGCGATCTCGGTCGCCGTCAACCCGGTGGTGGCGGCGCTGCTCGGCGTCTTCACCCTGGACGAGCCGCTCGGCTGGCCGCTGCTGGCGGGGCTGGCCGCGGTGGCGGCCGGCATCGGCCTGACGGCGACGGACGGCCGGCGGGCGACCCCGGCCTCCATCGCCGCTTCGCCGGGGCCTGCTCGCCGGTCTTGA
- a CDS encoding MAPEG family protein, whose protein sequence is MTFALWMVLAAILLPYLTVMPAKVTSRIDNHAPRRDMERMTGWQQRLDWAHRNHFETFPAFAAAVIIAQMRGAPQGWADLLAGLFVLFRLAYTGAYAADRPSLRSNIWALGFLCVLGLFALAA, encoded by the coding sequence ATGACCTTCGCCCTCTGGATGGTCCTGGCGGCCATCCTGCTGCCCTATCTGACCGTGATGCCGGCCAAGGTGACGTCGCGGATCGACAACCACGCCCCGCGCCGGGACATGGAGCGGATGACCGGCTGGCAGCAGCGCCTGGACTGGGCGCATCGCAACCATTTCGAGACGTTTCCGGCCTTCGCCGCGGCGGTGATCATCGCCCAGATGCGCGGCGCGCCCCAGGGCTGGGCCGACCTGCTGGCCGGACTCTTCGTGCTGTTCCGCCTCGCCTATACCGGCGCCTATGCCGCCGACCGGCCGAGCCTGCGATCCAACATCTGGGCGCTCGGCTTCCTCTGCGTGCTCGGCCTGTTCGCCTTGGCCGCCTAG
- the aat gene encoding leucyl/phenylalanyl-tRNA--protein transferase, translating into MTRVTPQLLLRAYAAGLFPMAESADSPELHWFDPPRRGILPLDGVHVPRRLARTVKAGRFKVTADHAFHAVIAGCAAPSPDRPNTWINDEIVALYTALHRAGFAHSVECWDGDTLVGGLYGVALGGAYFGESMFSRATDASKVALVHLVARLRAAGFALLDTQFVTDHLARFGTIEIERAEYRRRLAAALALRPDWAGADPEPELAALLHRRPEER; encoded by the coding sequence ATGACCCGCGTCACGCCCCAGCTGCTGCTGCGCGCCTATGCCGCCGGGCTGTTCCCGATGGCGGAATCGGCGGACAGCCCGGAGCTGCACTGGTTCGACCCGCCGCGCCGGGGCATCCTGCCGCTCGACGGCGTGCATGTGCCGCGACGGCTGGCCCGCACGGTCAAGGCCGGACGCTTCAAGGTCACCGCCGACCACGCCTTCCATGCGGTGATCGCCGGCTGCGCCGCGCCCTCGCCGGACCGGCCGAACACCTGGATCAACGACGAGATCGTCGCCCTCTACACCGCCCTTCACCGGGCCGGCTTCGCCCACAGCGTCGAATGCTGGGACGGCGACACGCTGGTGGGCGGCCTGTACGGCGTCGCCCTGGGCGGCGCCTATTTCGGCGAGAGCATGTTCAGCCGCGCCACCGACGCCAGCAAGGTGGCGCTGGTCCATCTCGTTGCCCGGCTGCGCGCGGCCGGCTTCGCCCTGCTCGACACCCAGTTCGTCACCGACCACCTGGCCCGCTTCGGCACCATCGAGATCGAGCGCGCCGAGTATCGCCGCCGCCTGGCCGCCGCCCTGGCGCTGCGGCCGGACTGGGCCGGCGCCGACCCGGAGCCGGAGCTGGCCGCGCTGCTGCACCGACGGCCGGAGGAGCGATGA
- a CDS encoding LysR family transcriptional regulator produces the protein MLDPDLLRAFVAVADHGSFTRGAAALNRTQSAVSMQIQRLEGAVGAAVLDRSRRGLRLTPAGEVLLGYARRILSVSAEAIGRLRDLQVEGTVRLGVMEDYGTRLVPPLLAGFAAAHPRIQVEMVTGLTTPMLPQLGERFDLVLAMHAAGDGGGTFLRRERAVWAAGRDVAAETRSPLPLALYPQGCLFRAWAMASLDAAGLPWRLAFVSHSLAAVTAIAAQGLAVTVVKAGLLPPELRPLGERDGLPPLPEADIRLHRAPGLAPAGELLAGHLAAGLALPDRVASV, from the coding sequence GTGCTGGATCCGGACCTGCTGCGCGCCTTCGTCGCCGTCGCCGACCACGGCTCCTTCACCCGCGGCGCCGCGGCGCTGAACCGGACCCAGTCGGCCGTGAGTATGCAGATCCAGCGGCTGGAGGGCGCGGTCGGTGCCGCGGTGCTGGACCGCAGCCGCCGCGGCCTGCGCCTGACCCCGGCCGGCGAGGTGCTGCTGGGCTATGCCCGCCGCATCCTGTCGGTCTCGGCCGAGGCGATAGGCCGGCTGCGCGACCTGCAGGTCGAGGGCACGGTCCGGCTCGGCGTGATGGAGGATTACGGCACCCGGCTGGTGCCGCCGCTGCTGGCCGGCTTCGCCGCCGCCCATCCGCGCATCCAGGTCGAAATGGTGACCGGGCTGACGACGCCGATGCTGCCGCAGTTGGGCGAGCGCTTCGACCTGGTGCTGGCGATGCATGCGGCAGGCGACGGCGGCGGCACCTTCCTGCGGCGCGAGCGGGCGGTCTGGGCCGCCGGCCGCGATGTCGCCGCCGAGACGCGCAGCCCCCTGCCCCTCGCCCTCTATCCCCAGGGCTGCCTGTTCCGGGCCTGGGCGATGGCGTCGCTCGACGCCGCCGGCTTGCCCTGGCGGCTCGCCTTCGTCAGCCACAGCCTGGCGGCGGTGACCGCGATCGCCGCGCAGGGGTTGGCCGTCACCGTGGTCAAGGCCGGGCTGCTGCCGCCGGAGCTGCGCCCCCTGGGCGAGCGCGACGGCCTGCCGCCGCTGCCCGAAGCCGATATCCGCCTGCACCGCGCCCCCGGTCTGGCGCCGGCCGGCGAGCTGCTGGCCGGGCATCTGGCCGCCGGGCTGGCCCTGCCGGACCGCGTTGCCTCGGTGTGA
- a CDS encoding DUF2155 domain-containing protein, translated as MRSLFVLPALAVLAAAALPGAVQAAATIDQPIAELRGLDKITARTQPLEAKVGETVQFGTLGITVRACRKAPPEDPPESAAFLEITDTPPGKPAATVFTGWMFASSPGVSALDHPVYDIWVVSCTDTSPAAAAAQQEVDENVPDASPLPLPEMKIIPPALPPGRQ; from the coding sequence ATGCGCAGCCTTTTCGTGCTTCCCGCGCTCGCGGTGCTCGCCGCCGCGGCTCTTCCGGGCGCGGTGCAGGCCGCGGCCACGATCGACCAGCCGATCGCCGAGCTGCGCGGCCTCGACAAGATCACGGCGCGGACCCAGCCGCTCGAGGCCAAGGTCGGCGAGACGGTGCAGTTCGGCACGCTGGGCATCACCGTCCGCGCCTGCCGCAAGGCGCCGCCCGAGGATCCGCCGGAGAGCGCGGCCTTCCTCGAGATCACCGACACCCCGCCCGGCAAGCCGGCCGCCACCGTCTTCACCGGCTGGATGTTCGCCTCCTCGCCGGGCGTCTCGGCGCTCGACCATCCGGTCTACGACATCTGGGTGGTCAGCTGCACCGACACCTCGCCGGCCGCCGCGGCGGCGCAGCAGGAGGTCGACGAGAACGTGCCGGACGCCTCGCCGCTGCCGCTGCCGGAGATGAAGATCATCCCGCCGGCGCTGCCGCCGGGCCGGCAGTAG
- the accC gene encoding acetyl-CoA carboxylase biotin carboxylase subunit → MFEKVLIANRGEIALRIHRACREMGIRTVVVHSTADSDAMAVRLADEAVCIGPPAARDSYLNIPALLSAATITGCDAIHPGIGFLAENARFAEMVEEHGFAFIGPTAQHIRVMGDKIAAKDAVKAAGLPVVPGSDGAVDTVDEAMALAKDMGFPVLIKATAGGGGKGMKVAQSEGELAEAYSMARNEARAAFGNDSVYVEKYLDHPRHIEIQLLADTHGNVVHFGERDCSIQRRHQKVIEEAPSPALNAEERAYIGGLAAETARKLGYRGVGTMEFLYQDGKFYFIEMNTRLQVEHPITEEISGIDLVREQIRVATGAPLGYGQQDIEFQGHAIECRINAEDPETFTPSPGRIDGYHAPGGLGVRVDSAIYDGSRIPPHYDSLVAKLIVRGTTRNECLMRLRRALEEYVIDGVKTTLPLHARLIAEPDFINGDYDIRWLERLMAK, encoded by the coding sequence ATGTTCGAGAAGGTCCTCATCGCCAACCGCGGCGAGATCGCGCTGCGCATCCATCGCGCCTGCCGCGAGATGGGCATCCGCACCGTGGTCGTGCACTCCACGGCCGACAGCGACGCCATGGCCGTGCGCCTGGCCGACGAGGCGGTCTGCATCGGCCCGCCGGCGGCGCGCGACAGCTATCTCAACATCCCGGCCCTGCTCTCCGCCGCCACCATCACCGGCTGCGACGCGATCCATCCGGGCATCGGCTTCCTGGCCGAGAACGCCCGCTTCGCCGAGATGGTGGAGGAGCACGGCTTCGCCTTCATCGGCCCGACCGCGCAGCACATCCGGGTGATGGGCGACAAGATCGCCGCCAAGGACGCGGTCAAGGCCGCCGGCCTGCCGGTCGTGCCCGGTTCCGACGGCGCCGTCGACACGGTCGACGAGGCGATGGCCCTGGCCAAGGACATGGGCTTCCCGGTGCTGATCAAGGCCACCGCCGGCGGCGGCGGCAAGGGCATGAAGGTGGCCCAGAGCGAGGGCGAGCTGGCCGAGGCCTACAGCATGGCCCGCAACGAGGCCCGCGCCGCCTTCGGCAACGACAGCGTCTATGTCGAGAAATATCTCGACCATCCGCGCCACATCGAGATCCAGCTGCTGGCCGACACCCACGGCAACGTGGTGCATTTCGGCGAGCGCGACTGCTCGATCCAGCGCCGGCACCAGAAGGTGATCGAGGAGGCGCCGTCGCCCGCGCTGAACGCCGAGGAGCGCGCCTATATCGGCGGGCTGGCGGCGGAGACGGCGCGCAAGCTGGGCTATCGCGGCGTCGGCACGATGGAGTTCCTGTACCAGGACGGGAAGTTCTACTTCATCGAGATGAACACCCGCCTGCAGGTCGAGCACCCGATCACCGAGGAGATCTCGGGCATCGACCTGGTGCGCGAGCAGATCCGCGTCGCCACCGGCGCGCCGCTCGGCTACGGCCAGCAGGACATCGAGTTCCAGGGCCACGCCATCGAGTGCCGGATCAACGCCGAGGACCCGGAGACCTTCACCCCCTCCCCCGGGCGGATCGACGGCTATCACGCGCCGGGCGGGCTCGGCGTGCGGGTCGACAGCGCGATCTATGACGGCTCCCGCATCCCGCCGCACTATGACAGCCTGGTGGCCAAGCTGATCGTCCGCGGCACCACCCGCAACGAATGCCTGATGCGGCTGCGGCGGGCGCTGGAGGAGTATGTCATCGACGGGGTGAAGACCACCCTGCCGCTGCACGCCCGGCTGATCGCCGAGCCGGACTTCATCAACGGCGACTACGACATCCGTTGGCTCGAGCGGTTGATGGCGAAATAG
- a CDS encoding outer membrane lipid asymmetry maintenance protein MlaD, protein MHRNVIETVMGAVVLAVALVFLGFAYTSANLGSASGYTLKAQFNQADGVDAGTDVRIGGVKVGTVTSVTLNPESYLADVQLSIDPSVKLSQDTAAAISSDGLLGGRSLSLSPGARPDDPNGWLKDGDTIAYTQSNPSLEQLLGQVIFSIGQLGDRASTGGAGGTPAAPGQEQAPQQGKPGGMLGN, encoded by the coding sequence ATGCACAGGAACGTCATCGAGACGGTCATGGGCGCGGTCGTGCTGGCCGTCGCCTTGGTCTTCCTGGGATTCGCCTATACCAGCGCCAATCTCGGGTCCGCCTCGGGCTACACGCTCAAGGCCCAGTTCAACCAGGCCGACGGCGTCGACGCCGGCACCGATGTCCGGATCGGCGGCGTCAAGGTCGGCACCGTCACCAGCGTGACCCTGAATCCCGAGAGCTATCTGGCGGACGTCCAGCTGTCGATCGACCCGTCGGTCAAGCTGTCGCAGGATACTGCCGCAGCGATCAGCAGCGACGGGCTGCTCGGCGGCCGCAGCCTCTCGCTCAGCCCCGGCGCCCGGCCGGACGATCCGAACGGCTGGCTGAAGGATGGCGACACCATCGCCTACACCCAGTCGAATCCGAGCCTGGAGCAGCTGCTCGGCCAGGTGATCTTCAGCATCGGCCAGCTCGGCGACCGCGCCAGCACCGGCGGGGCCGGCGGAACCCCCGCCGCCCCGGGGCAGGAGCAGGCGCCGCAACAGGGCAAGCCCGGCGGCATGTTGGGGAATTGA